The genomic interval CCTGTACATCCGACAGGTCGGGCAAGGCGTCGATTGGCAGACTGCGCACCGAGACGAAGCCCCATGCCACCAGAAACAGCGTAGCGAGCAGCACCAGTACCCGGTTGCCTACCGACCAGCGGATCAGTTTGGCAATCATGGTTGGCCCTCCAACACTTTGATCTGCTCAACCACCATGCCCTCGTCGCGTTCGCGTATCCCAAAGCGAATCTGTGCACCGACCTTGAGGCCATCAAGGAGCGACTGATCAGCCACCGGGAAGGTCATGGTCATCCCAGGCATACCCAGGGTGAGGAAGGGACCATGGTCAACGGTGAGCTGGGCTCCGTCTATCTGCACGATACGGCCGTTCGCTTCATGTAAGGCGGGCCCCGCTTTTGGCTGAGCGTCTTGCGCCGTCGCCGCTTCGATGCCTTTCAAATTAGCTTCGGAGTCCAGTAGGAATTGCCCCGACGCTACGATGCGCTGACCTGCCTGAAGGCCCTGCAACACCGCAACTTGCCCCTTGCTCTCCTGACCCAACACGACTTCCACCGGTCGGAAGCGACCACCTTCTTCAGCCAGCATCACCAGATCCCGCTTGCCGGTACGTATGACCGCCTCGGCAGGCACCAAGAGGCTCTGCTCGGCAGACACGCCGGGATTGAGAGCCACTTGAGCGGTCATCCCAGGACGAAGCCGTCCATCCGGGTTGGGCAACTCGATACGCAGGCGCAACGTGCGGCTTTGCAAATCGGCATCAGCCAACAGCGCGGTCAACTTGCCCGGTACCGGATCGCCTGGGAAAGCTGGCAATTGCGCTTGCACAGGCTGGCCTTCGCGCAGGCCTTGAGCCTGGGCTTCTGGCACAGCGGCTTCCAGCCAGACGTTGGCCACTCCGTTGATCCTTGCCAAGGTAGTCCCCGGCGTCAGCGTCATGCCGGGTCGCAGATCGAGAACCTGGATGACACCGGCAGTGGGCGCGGAAAGTGTGACCGAGAGCTGTACCTTTCCAGTGCTCGCGACCCGGTTGATCAGGTAGACCGGCATGCCGGAGAGCAGGAGCCGCTGTCGTGCCGCCGCTGTCAGTTGAGCGTCGCCGGAATGCCGCAACGCCAGATATTCCTCCTGCAAACCAGCCCACTCCGGGGTCAGCACATCGGCTAGGGGAGCCCCTTTAGCAACTATATCCCCCGCCGCCCGGCCATATACGCGTTCGACGTAACCGCCAGTACGGGCCTGCAACACGCTGAAGTCGCGTTCGTCGAACGCCAGAACGCCGCTCACGCTCAGGGATCGTTCAAGCCTGCCAGCCATCACCGTTGCCAATCGCATCCCGAGATTTTGCTGGAGCCCAGCCGAGACCTGAACCGCAGGCTGCCCCTTGTCATCCGTCTCGCCTGAATACTTGGGCACGAGCGGCATGTCCATGAACGGCGACTTTCCGGGTGCCGGGAAATGCTGCTGGGGATACATCGGGTCGTACCAATACAGCGCTTTTTGCTCACCTACTGGCTGCGATGGGGTAACCGTGCCCCGTCCACCTAGCCAGAAGCCCGCGCCTGCTCCAATAGCAAGGGCAGCAGCCACAACCAACCCAATCGACCTATTCCTCATGCCCGCACCTCTCCATATACGAAATGCAGACGCGCTGCTGTTGCAGCCAACTGTCCTTGCAGATCCACATCCTGTAACAGCGCTTCCACGCGTTGCCGACGTGCCGACAGCACTTCACTCAACGGCGACTTACCGGCGCGGTAGTCCGCCAGAGCGAGGCGTACCCGGTCCTCGGCCAGAGGTAGAAGCGTCTCGCGACTGCGCCGCACCGCCCGCTGCAAACGTTGGTACTCGGCAAGGTCTGTTTCAAGCTGGGCTTGATGCTCGCGCAGGGCTGCATCCTGCTCATCCTCCAACTGACGAACTTGCGCGCGTCGTGCCGCAATCATCGGGTCTTGCCGGGAGCCGGTGAACAACGGCAGCTGGAAGCTGACTTGCAAGCTGACCATGTTGCTGAAGTCCGGGCCACGACGCTGATAATCCACCCCCCAAGACCAATCCGACTTCTTTTCTGCCTGGGCCTGGTGTACCTGGGCTTGCGCCTCGCGTGTCATGGCGTTGTAGGTATTGAGCTCCGGGTGGGCATGTACGGAGTGCAGGTATTCAGCTGCGTCTACAGGCCAGAGTGGGAACGTCGGCGCCCCTACTTCGGCGTCCTGCCCAATCCAGCGCTTCAGCGCGGATCGCGCTTGAGCTGCCTGACTCAATAAAACATCCTTCTGCTCGTCCAGCTGCGCCAATTCCTGTTTCGGAGCCAGCGTATCGGTCGTCGAGCCTGCGCCACCGGCCAGGCGCGCCCGCACCGTAGAAGCCAGCAGCTGGTTTTCTTTGTAGAAAGCGTCGAACTGTTCAAGTTTTCGCTGCACGGTGTACGCATTAACCCAAGCCTGCGCGGTTGCCGCTCGAATCTTCAGGCGCTCGAAGACCGCCTCAGCATCGGCTCGCTCGACCGTGGCCTGAGCTGTCTCTACGCGAGCTTTACGTTTGTCCCGGTTCGGTACGTCCTGGGACAGGCCAACCACCTGCATGGTCATGAAGTCTCTGTTCAAGCTCCAGCGATCAGCGCCTTCAATCGGCAGGTTTTGTACTCCAAGATTCAGGCGCGGATCGGGTAGTTCGCCCGCTGGAATGACCAAGTTGCGCGCAGCTGATGCCTGCTCTTGGCGGGCTTGTAGAGAGGGAGCGTTGCGTTCAGCCAGTTGCAGCGCTTCATCCAGCGGCAGCGTTGTCGCCTGTGCTGAGACAGCCGGCAGCAGTATGAAAAGGACGGCAGTGGGAGTTCGTCCCTGAAAACGTTGGGGAGTCATGAGAATGATTCCTCGAAAGATCAGCGCCCAGGCGCGTGCCATCGGCCCGCTGCTAGGCAGAACGATGGTGTGAAATTAAGAGGGAGTCAGACGCGGGGAGGACGCCATGGATCGGGGGGAGAACCTGTTGCTATGCCTACAGCGTAGGTATCGGCAGGTCGTGGCTTGGCATAGGTCAGTCCAGGCGTCAGGAAGCTGAGCTGCACTGTGCTGGCAGTTCTGCACTCCTGGCCTACCTTGCAGGATTTGGCATGGTCACCAGTCTTGCCCGGCTCTTGGTCCTGGCAGCAGTCATGGTCCATGCCCGCCATCATTTCCATGCCCATGGTCTGCATTGGGCAAGGTTCAGTCGCCGAATCGATGCCCGCCATCCCGTTAAGCGGAAGCGCCACGATAAGCATCAGGATGGTGAGCAGTCGAATGAAGCGTTTCATGATGGGCGAATATAGGTTACCGGGATGAATTCAGCATTAAGAGGCTTCACCAAACAACCGCTTGGAGGCTGGAAGGCTGATGTAAAAAGTTGTGAATCCCTCCGCTGAAGTACACCAAATTCGTCCGCTGTGAGCCTCGATGATGGAGCGTGTTATCGACAGGCCCAGGCCTGCATTGCTTGGTCCGCCTTCGCGTCTGGCTGGATCAGCCCGATAGAACCGGTCGAAGATCTTGCCAATGTGCTGAGGATCGATGGTTACTCCGCTGTTACGTATGGACAACGTCACGTTTTCACGTGTTTGCTCGATCTGCACTGATATCTCGTTGCCTTCCGGGGTGTAGCGCAACGCGTTCGATAAAAGGTTGGAAAGCGCTCGGTCAATCATCAAGAGATCGCCACGAACCTTGCCACGACCTTGGAGGGTCAGCTGGATGCCTTGATCCTCAGCCAGAAACTGGTAGTACTCGAACAGCTTGGATACGAGTTCGGAGAGCTCCACATCAATCTGCTCAGGCACGATCAGACCGTTATCCGCCTTCGCGAGGAAAAGCATGTCGTCGATCATGCGCGACATGCGCTTGAGGTCTTCAAGGTTCGAATAGAGGTTTTCCTCATAGGCATCCAGGTCACGCTTCTTGGTGAGCACCACTTCGGTATGGGTAAGTAGGTTGCTGACCGGCGTTCTCAACTCATGAGCGATATCGGCAGAGAAGTTGGACAACCGAACGAATGCATCCTCCAACCGTCCCAGCATCCCGTTGAAAGACAGGATGAGCTCCTGAAGCTCTAGCGGTACGGGCTCCAGCGGAATGCGCTCGCGGAGCGATCTTGCCGACATCCCGGTGGCCACTTTGGTGATTTGCCCGACAGGCCGAAGCCCACTCTTGGCAACGACCCAGCCCAAGCCTGCGCTCACAATCGCGCTGATCACCAAGCCGATGCCGAACCACCATTGCAGGGTGACAAAGAAATGCGCGTGAGTGGTGACATCGAGCATCAGCACGGCCGTCACCGGTTCCGTTTCGCCCGCGATGGTCATCTGGGCGGTGATACCGCGGAAGTTCTGCGATTCATCCTGCCACTCCCAGACCGCACCCTGGCGCGCCTGCTCGAACCGCTGAGGAATTTGGGAGGCTTTGGAGTCTGAAAAAAGGGTCGTTCCGTCAGCCTTGGTGATTTTCGCCGAAAGATCCTGATGTGCGCCGAGCAATGCCCGCAGCTGCTGCTCCTGATCGCCGAGCTCGCCTCGCGCTGCTGAAATGGACAGAATATGACGCGTTGACTCCAGCTTTTCGGAGAGCGCCTGCTCATCCAGCATCCGGAAATGGTGCTGGCTGAGCCCGTAGAAAGCCACGCCGGCAACGACCAAGACAGCAGTCACCGCGAACATGAACATCAGGGTCAGTCGCTTGACGAGCGATGATTGCGGGCGCATCACTCTGCCACATCCATCATGTAGCCCATGCCTCGGGCGGTATGGATGAGCTTTGGCGCGAAGTCGTCATCAATCTTGGCCCGCAGTCGGCGAATCGCGACCTCGATCACGTTGGTGTCACTGTCGAAGTTCATGTCCCAGACCTGAGAAGCGATCAGCGACTTGGGGAGCACCTCCCCGCGTCGGCGCATGAGCAGCTCCAAAAGGGCAAACTCCTTGGCAGTAAGGTCGATCCGCTTGCCGTTTCGCGTAGCCCGGCGCTTGAGCAGGTCAACCTCAAGGTCCGCCATCTTCATGGTGGTTTGAGCAGAACCACCGTTGCCTCTGCGCAGCAGTGTGCGGACCCGAGCCAACAGCTCAGAGAACGCAAAGGGCTTCACAAGGTAGTCATCAGCACCCAGCTCCAAGCCTTTAACGCGATCATCTACGCCATCACGGGCCGTGAGAAAGAGGACCGGCACGTCTTTCCCCGCTGCCCGGATCTTGCGCAGGACCTCCCAGCCATCGAGCCCCGGCATCATTACGTCCAAGATCAGCAAGTCATACGCTTCGCTCTGCGCCTGTTGCAGGGCGTCAGTGCCTGTCATCACCCGGTCTACAGTGAAGCCAGCCTCTGTTAGGCCTTGCTGGAGGTAGACACCGGTTTTCGGCTCATCTTCGGCTACGAGTAATTTCATCTGCTCTCATCCACGCGGAGTGCATCTCCAGTTTGCAGGAAAAAAGACGCCCAACCAGAAGCTGACGGAAAAGTAATGTCGCGATCAGTTTTCTGACAGCACCGCGAGGCTAATTTGACCCTGTACCTGACGCCATGAGGCGCAGAACCCACTGAGGATCTCCAGATGAACATGGTCAAAGCAATTGTGGTGGTCGTTACCTTCGGCATGGCAGGCATCGCCCTGGCAGAGGGCGGCGCGGACCGGACCTTTGCGCGGATGGAAGCGGCTCGCCAAAACTCCATGCAGGCCTATCAGGTTGCGCAGCAGGAGAAAGAGCAGCCGCCGGTCGCCGCACAGTCCAGCAAGCATGTCGGCCACGAGAGCTGCTGATCCGAGCTTACAGAAATGTAATCACTCCGGAATCTGAACTATGGCAGTTTCAGACTACGGCCTCTCATCAGCCTCGCGCAGTAGCGAAAGTCTACGAGACTGGTGAGAGCTCCAACGAACCCAAGGGCTGCGCCATCGAGCAGCCTGGATATCAGCGATCTACCTGACTGGACGCAACGGCATGCAAAGCAAAACCACGAGACGATCATTCGTCAAAGGCCTGGCCGCTACCGGACTTCTGGGTGGGCTCGGCATGTGGCGCGCGCCGGTCTGGGCTGTGACCAGCCCTGGCCAACCGAACGTGCTCAGCGGCAATGAATTCGACCTGTATATCGGTGAACTGCCCGTCAACATTACGGGGGCAGCTCGTACGGCCATGGCCATCAACGGCTCCGTGCCTGGGCCGATCCTGCGATGGCGCGAAGGCGACACCGTGACGCTGCGTGTACGCAACCGGTTGAAACAGGACACCTCCATTCACTGGCACGGCATAATCCTGCCCGCCAATATGGACGGTGTGCCGGGCTTGAGCTTTCACGGCATCGCTCCCGATGGCATGTACGAATACAAGTTCAAGGTCCACCAGAACGGCACTTACTGGTATCACAGCCACTCAGGCCTCCAAGAGCAGTCTGGGGTCTATGGCGCACTGGTGATCGATGCTAAGGATCCCGAGCCGTTTGTATATGACCGCGATTACGTCGTCATGCTCAGCGATTGGACGGATGAGGACCCGGCGCGGGTGCTCTCCAAACTCAAGAAGCAGTCCGACTATTACAACTTCCACAAGCGCACGGTCAGCGACTTCGTTGACGACGTGAGCGAGAAAGGCTGGTCGGCCGCTGTAGCGGATCGGAAGATGTGGGCTGAAATGAAGATGAGCCCCACCGACCTCGCAGATGTGAGCGGGTATACCTACACCTACCTCATGAACGGCCAAGCTCCGAACGGCAACTGGACGGGTATCTTCAAGCCCGGCGAGAAGATCCGCCTGCGATTCATCAACGGCTCGGCCATGACCTATTTCGATGTCCGGATTCCTGGGCTCAAGATGACGGTTGTGGCTGCCGACGGCCAGTACGTCAAACCCGTATCGGTCGATGAGTTCCGGATCGCCGTTGCTGAAACCTACGATGTCATCGTCGAGCCTGAAAACGAACAGGCCTATACGATTTTCGCGCAATCCATGGACCGTACCGGGTATTCCCGAGGCACCCTGGCAGTTCGCGAAGGCTTGCAAGCGCCCGTACCGGCGGTAGATCCACGCCCGATCATCGCCATGAGCGATATGGGCATGGACCACGGCAGCATGGGCGGAATGGATCATGGCAGCATGGCTGGCATGGACCAGGGCAGCATGGCCGGCATGGATCACAGCAAGATGGCTGGAATGGACCACGGCAGCATGGCCGGTATGGACCACAGCAAGATGACTGGGATGGGCAATGAAGGCATGGCCGGCATGAGCGGCGCAATGCAAAGCCATCCGGCTTCCGAGACCAACAACCCACTGGTCGATATGCAGACTATGTCGCCAACGCCAAAGCTGAACGATCCGGGAATTGGCCTACGCAACAACGGGCGTCGAGTGCTGACGTACGCCGATCTGCGGAGCACCTTCATCGATCCCGATGGTCGAGAGCCTGGACGGACAATCGAACTGCACCTTACCGGCCACATGGAGAAGTTCGCGTGGTCGTTCGACGGTATCAAATTCTCCGACGCTGAACCGCTGCGGTTGAAATATGGCGAGCGTCTTCGCATCACCTTGGTCAACGACACCATGATGACTCACCCCATCCACCTCCACGGTATGTGGAGTGATCTGGAGGACGAGAACGGCAACTTCATGGTTCGCAAGCACACCATCGACATGCCACCTGGCTCAAAACGAAGCTATCGCGTCACCGCAGATGCCTTGGGACGTTGGGCCTATCACTGTCACCTACTGTTCCACATGGAAATGGGCATGTTCCGAGAAGTACGTGTGGACGAATGAACTGGAGATTTGAGATGAGCAAACCAATGAAACGAAGCGCCTTTTTCCTTTCTGCTGCGATGGTAGGCATTCTGGCTGTTTATGCCCCGTCGTCGTGGTCCAGCGACAATCATGATCAGCATTCCCAGAAAACCACAGAGGCCGGCAAAGCCAAAGGCTCGCAGGACAAGCAGGGCCAGGGGATGAACCATGAAGGCATGGACCATGGTTCCATGGAAGGTATGGACCACGGCTCGATGAAGGGAATGGACCATGGCTCGATGGAAGGCATGGACCACGACAAAATGATGAAATCGCATGGCAGCGACAAAGCTAAGGCAGGGAAAGATGGCCAATAGCCTCGGGCGGCCTTCGCTGCTGGCTCTGACCGTTTCGATCAGCATGCTGGGCGTAACGCCCAGCTTCGCTGCTGAAGAAATGGATCACTCGGGCATGGATCATTCGAAAATGGGGCACGGCTCCATGCAAATGGATGCTGCTCCATCCGAATCGATGCCGGCGATGGATCACAGCAAGATGGGGATGGGCAAACAGCAGAAAAAGCCTGCCCCTGTTGATCACAGCCAGATGGGGCATGCTCAAAGCAAGAGTAAATCCAGCCCGGTGGACCACAACAAGATGGACCACAGCAAAATGAACCATGGAAACATGCAGGGCATGGATCACGGCTCTATGAAGGGCATGGACCATTCCCAGATGAACCATAGCTCAGCGACTTCTCCGACCACGACGAGCCGCACGCCGATTCCAGTGCTCACTGATGCGGATCGCGAGTCGGCCTTTCCGCCCCTGGGTGGCCACCAAGTGCACGACAGCGGAATCAACAGCTTCTTCCTGTTGGACCAGCTCGAATACCAGGACGCCGATGAGGGCAGCACCCTGGCCTGGGACGCATCAGGCTGGATAGGCGGCGACATTAATCGCCTCTGGGTTCGTTCGGAAGGCGAGCGCACCAATGGGGTAACCGAAGATGCTGAGCTGCAACTCCTGTACGGGCGCTCGGTCAGCCCTTGGTGGGATGTGGTCGCCGGGGTCCGCCAGGATTTCAAACCGGAATCCCCACAGACCTGGGCAGCCTTTGGTATTCAGGGCATGGCTCTGTATGACTTCGAGGCCGAAGCCACGGCGTTTATAGGCGAGAACGGTCAGACTGCTGCGCGTCTTGAGGGCGAATACGACATCCTGCTGACCAATCGCTTGATTTTGCAGCCCACGGCCGAGGTCAATTTCTATGGCAAGAACGATCCTGAGCGCGGCGTTGGCTCGGGCCTTGCCAATACCGAAGTCGGGCTGCGCCTACGGTATGAAATTGTCCGCCAGTTTGCTCCATACATAGGCGTTACCTGGAGCCGCTCCTACGGCAACACCGCTGACTTCATCCGAGACGAGGGTGGAGATGTTGATGAGGCACGCTTCGTTGCCGGTATCCGGATGTGGTTCTGAGAATTCCAACATGAAAAAAACAATTACAACGCTGCTTGGGGCCGGTGCTGTCGGAAGTGCTGCGGTATTGGGCACAGCCTATTTCGGTCTGGTGAATGTCGGCGCTGATGATCCTCACTTCCCGGCAGTCCATTCCTTTCTCGCCATGGCTCGTGATCGGTCTATTGAGGTTCGAGCGCGAGACATCGAAGTCCCTGATCTGAAGGAAGCCGCGTTGATCAAAGCGGGGGCGGGCAACTACAACGCCATGTGTATAGGCTGTCACCTTGCCCCTGGCGTTGGGAAGACTGAGCTAAGCCAAGCGCTATACCCGTCGCCACCCGACCTCACCAAGGTGGGTGTCGGAGGCGATCCAGCCGCCGCATTCTGGACAATCAAGCACGGTATCAAAGCCACGGGCATGCCCGCCTGGGGCAAGAGCATGGGCGATGAGTACATCTGGGGAATCGTCGCGTTCCTGGATCAACTGCCCCAGATGAATGCCGAGCAGTACAAGGCCTTGGTGGCCACGAGCGGCGGCCACCAGCACGGCGGCGGTGAAAGCGATATGCACAACCATGAGGGCCAGCACGGCGGGAGCGGTCGTGCCGAGCATGGTGATCACGATGAAGCGGCAGACGACGATCATGCCCAGGCAGCTCACGACCATGGAGCTGCACCCGCAGGCTCCGCTCAAGCGGCAGATCATCACGGTGACCACAATGCGGCCGAGGCCCATTCGGATGCCCACCCGACATCGTCGCCAAAGACGCATGTTCACAAAGACGGTAAGGAGCACACTCATGCCAACTAACCGGATATTCGTTCGGCTAGCCGCTATCGCTGGGCTTCTGGTGACCTCGGCGGCCTATGCTGCCGAGCCATTGTCCATCGACGTTCACCGAGACGCGAACTGCGGTTGCTGCAAGAAGTGGATCGCGCACCTGGAAGCCAATGGTTTCAAAGTGACCGACCATGTTGAGACGGACATGAGCGCAGTGAAACAGAAGCTGGGCGTAGCGCCACGGTTAGCGTCCTGCCACACAGCTGTGATCGACGGAAAGTTTGTTGAAGGTCACGTGCCAGCTGAGCAGATTCGAGAACTCAGGGGGCGGAACGATCTAGTCGGGATCGCCGTACCAGGAATGCCAGCTGGGTCCCCAGGCATGGAGGTTGATGGCGTAAGCCATGCCTACCAAGTCATTGGTTTAATCAAAAGCGGCGAGGACCAAGTAGTCGCCAACTATCCAGCCAAATAACGCACCTACCAGGAGGACGGCGGTAGGCTGACTGCCGTCCCTTATTCCCCCGCTAGAAAGCTTCATCAGCTCAACAGGACGACAGAGAGGGGCTACAAAGGGTAGCTAGTCAGATTCACGGCGCTCGCGGACTGGCTTGAGTACGATATCGCCGTTGATGAGCTCGATGGAGAGTCTGTCGCCCGTCGTGACCCCGAGCTCGCGCAAAATGTCATCGGGTAATTCCACAATCACATCGCCGGAGCCGTCGCCGGGATCTAGGCACTTTACCGTGGTGCGCGCTGATTGAGTCATTGGACTCTCCTGCCTGAGCTACCAGTCCTCATCGTACTCCACCAGTCATGAAAGCCGGTAACCAGGCGATCTATTGCCGGAATTGACGCTTCAACCCGGCGTTTTATCAGAGTAAGTCCTGTCCACTCGCTCAGTGCTCAGTTCTGGCCCCGGCAACCGACTCCAGCGGTCCGGTATTCAAGGATTTTCACGTCTCCGTTGGAATCCTCGTAATTCATCTGTGCCGGCATCACGTCACAGCTCGCCTTGGTCGACGTCATGCTGATCACCTTCGCCACGTCGAGCCGCATCCCGTAGCGATAGTGGATCACCTCCGGTGGGTTCTTTCCCTTGGCAGCGGCATAAGCTCGCATAGCTTGCTCATTGGCCTGAATCATCTTTCCATGCAGACGGTCGGATCCTCCTTCGGCGAGTACGGCTGACGAAGCCACTAGGGCCAGGATAGCGGTGATACTTTTGATGACTTTCATTTCAATCACTCCAATAAACGTGACTGAAGATTAGGGGTTGATCGCTGTCAATTGAGTGATACGGGAATTACAAGGTTGTAAGTCCCGCATGTAAAAAGAGGTAGCGTTGCCTCCTCGCCGCATACCAACCTCGCCCTCAGGCAAGCTACTGGTAGACACCCAAGCGTATACGCTCAAGATAGTCCGCTACGACGCTGAACCCGAGCGACGTGTCGAGCATCTCGAAGGGTACAAACCCCAACAAACGGCCGCACGGCCGACAAAGCCACTGCTCCGCGAGCATCTGAGAGCCAAATACCTTCGATGCAAGCTCCAGTCCTTTCGCATACTGGAACGCCACCGCGCTCTGCTGGGCATCCAGACGATGGGCCTGAGCGGGATGGCTCAGACGGTGAATGCTTCTGGTCGATCTTCCTGTGATTCGCCCGACGAGGTTACGAGCCTTGAACAGGCTCGATGACTCGACCATGCACTTCACGTCGCTGAAAAAGAATCCTGTTTGGACTAGACTCAGGAGCTCCAGCTGGCTCAACCCGTCGGGGTGGGTATGAACCAGGTGGAACGTTGGTGGAAAGGCCTGCGATTCAACAGGTGGGCGAGTGCTTGTAGGATTCACTGCATCGACCTCCTCTTGTGCGTTGGCTGCCAGACTAGCCATTTTGATTCC from Pseudomonas fortuita carries:
- a CDS encoding efflux RND transporter periplasmic adaptor subunit, which codes for MRNRSIGLVVAAALAIGAGAGFWLGGRGTVTPSQPVGEQKALYWYDPMYPQQHFPAPGKSPFMDMPLVPKYSGETDDKGQPAVQVSAGLQQNLGMRLATVMAGRLERSLSVSGVLAFDERDFSVLQARTGGYVERVYGRAAGDIVAKGAPLADVLTPEWAGLQEEYLALRHSGDAQLTAAARQRLLLSGMPVYLINRVASTGKVQLSVTLSAPTAGVIQVLDLRPGMTLTPGTTLARINGVANVWLEAAVPEAQAQGLREGQPVQAQLPAFPGDPVPGKLTALLADADLQSRTLRLRIELPNPDGRLRPGMTAQVALNPGVSAEQSLLVPAEAVIRTGKRDLVMLAEEGGRFRPVEVVLGQESKGQVAVLQGLQAGQRIVASGQFLLDSEANLKGIEAATAQDAQPKAGPALHEANGRIVQIDGAQLTVDHGPFLTLGMPGMTMTFPVADQSLLDGLKVGAQIRFGIRERDEGMVVEQIKVLEGQP
- a CDS encoding DUF411 domain-containing protein, encoding MPTNRIFVRLAAIAGLLVTSAAYAAEPLSIDVHRDANCGCCKKWIAHLEANGFKVTDHVETDMSAVKQKLGVAPRLASCHTAVIDGKFVEGHVPAEQIRELRGRNDLVGIAVPGMPAGSPGMEVDGVSHAYQVIGLIKSGEDQVVANYPAK
- a CDS encoding heavy metal response regulator transcription factor; translation: MKLLVAEDEPKTGVYLQQGLTEAGFTVDRVMTGTDALQQAQSEAYDLLILDVMMPGLDGWEVLRKIRAAGKDVPVLFLTARDGVDDRVKGLELGADDYLVKPFAFSELLARVRTLLRRGNGGSAQTTMKMADLEVDLLKRRATRNGKRIDLTAKEFALLELLMRRRGEVLPKSLIASQVWDMNFDSDTNVIEVAIRRLRAKIDDDFAPKLIHTARGMGYMMDVAE
- a CDS encoding c-type cytochrome, with amino-acid sequence MKKTITTLLGAGAVGSAAVLGTAYFGLVNVGADDPHFPAVHSFLAMARDRSIEVRARDIEVPDLKEAALIKAGAGNYNAMCIGCHLAPGVGKTELSQALYPSPPDLTKVGVGGDPAAAFWTIKHGIKATGMPAWGKSMGDEYIWGIVAFLDQLPQMNAEQYKALVATSGGHQHGGGESDMHNHEGQHGGSGRAEHGDHDEAADDDHAQAAHDHGAAPAGSAQAADHHGDHNAAEAHSDAHPTSSPKTHVHKDGKEHTHAN
- a CDS encoding co-regulatory protein PtrA N-terminal domain-containing protein encodes the protein MNMVKAIVVVVTFGMAGIALAEGGADRTFARMEAARQNSMQAYQVAQQEKEQPPVAAQSSKHVGHESC
- a CDS encoding TolC family protein: MTPQRFQGRTPTAVLFILLPAVSAQATTLPLDEALQLAERNAPSLQARQEQASAARNLVIPAGELPDPRLNLGVQNLPIEGADRWSLNRDFMTMQVVGLSQDVPNRDKRKARVETAQATVERADAEAVFERLKIRAATAQAWVNAYTVQRKLEQFDAFYKENQLLASTVRARLAGGAGSTTDTLAPKQELAQLDEQKDVLLSQAAQARSALKRWIGQDAEVGAPTFPLWPVDAAEYLHSVHAHPELNTYNAMTREAQAQVHQAQAEKKSDWSWGVDYQRRGPDFSNMVSLQVSFQLPLFTGSRQDPMIAARRAQVRQLEDEQDAALREHQAQLETDLAEYQRLQRAVRRSRETLLPLAEDRVRLALADYRAGKSPLSEVLSARRQRVEALLQDVDLQGQLAATAARLHFVYGEVRA
- a CDS encoding copper resistance system multicopper oxidase, producing MQSKTTRRSFVKGLAATGLLGGLGMWRAPVWAVTSPGQPNVLSGNEFDLYIGELPVNITGAARTAMAINGSVPGPILRWREGDTVTLRVRNRLKQDTSIHWHGIILPANMDGVPGLSFHGIAPDGMYEYKFKVHQNGTYWYHSHSGLQEQSGVYGALVIDAKDPEPFVYDRDYVVMLSDWTDEDPARVLSKLKKQSDYYNFHKRTVSDFVDDVSEKGWSAAVADRKMWAEMKMSPTDLADVSGYTYTYLMNGQAPNGNWTGIFKPGEKIRLRFINGSAMTYFDVRIPGLKMTVVAADGQYVKPVSVDEFRIAVAETYDVIVEPENEQAYTIFAQSMDRTGYSRGTLAVREGLQAPVPAVDPRPIIAMSDMGMDHGSMGGMDHGSMAGMDQGSMAGMDHSKMAGMDHGSMAGMDHSKMTGMGNEGMAGMSGAMQSHPASETNNPLVDMQTMSPTPKLNDPGIGLRNNGRRVLTYADLRSTFIDPDGREPGRTIELHLTGHMEKFAWSFDGIKFSDAEPLRLKYGERLRITLVNDTMMTHPIHLHGMWSDLEDENGNFMVRKHTIDMPPGSKRSYRVTADALGRWAYHCHLLFHMEMGMFREVRVDE
- a CDS encoding AbrB/MazE/SpoVT family DNA-binding domain-containing protein, which gives rise to MTQSARTTVKCLDPGDGSGDVIVELPDDILRELGVTTGDRLSIELINGDIVLKPVRERRESD
- a CDS encoding copper resistance protein B, with the protein product MANSLGRPSLLALTVSISMLGVTPSFAAEEMDHSGMDHSKMGHGSMQMDAAPSESMPAMDHSKMGMGKQQKKPAPVDHSQMGHAQSKSKSSPVDHNKMDHSKMNHGNMQGMDHGSMKGMDHSQMNHSSATSPTTTSRTPIPVLTDADRESAFPPLGGHQVHDSGINSFFLLDQLEYQDADEGSTLAWDASGWIGGDINRLWVRSEGERTNGVTEDAELQLLYGRSVSPWWDVVAGVRQDFKPESPQTWAAFGIQGMALYDFEAEATAFIGENGQTAARLEGEYDILLTNRLILQPTAEVNFYGKNDPERGVGSGLANTEVGLRLRYEIVRQFAPYIGVTWSRSYGNTADFIRDEGGDVDEARFVAGIRMWF
- a CDS encoding heavy metal sensor histidine kinase, with the protein product MRPQSSLVKRLTLMFMFAVTAVLVVAGVAFYGLSQHHFRMLDEQALSEKLESTRHILSISAARGELGDQEQQLRALLGAHQDLSAKITKADGTTLFSDSKASQIPQRFEQARQGAVWEWQDESQNFRGITAQMTIAGETEPVTAVLMLDVTTHAHFFVTLQWWFGIGLVISAIVSAGLGWVVAKSGLRPVGQITKVATGMSARSLRERIPLEPVPLELQELILSFNGMLGRLEDAFVRLSNFSADIAHELRTPVSNLLTHTEVVLTKKRDLDAYEENLYSNLEDLKRMSRMIDDMLFLAKADNGLIVPEQIDVELSELVSKLFEYYQFLAEDQGIQLTLQGRGKVRGDLLMIDRALSNLLSNALRYTPEGNEISVQIEQTRENVTLSIRNSGVTIDPQHIGKIFDRFYRADPARREGGPSNAGLGLSITRSIIEAHSGRIWCTSAEGFTTFYISLPASKRLFGEAS
- a CDS encoding DUF2790 domain-containing protein gives rise to the protein MKVIKSITAILALVASSAVLAEGGSDRLHGKMIQANEQAMRAYAAAKGKNPPEVIHYRYGMRLDVAKVISMTSTKASCDVMPAQMNYEDSNGDVKILEYRTAGVGCRGQN